The Nocardia vinacea genome contains the following window.
CCTGTTGCAAACAGCGCCGATCGGGGTCCACATAGTGAAATTACAGTGTTATCCGGAAAGGCCATGACATTGTTATCGCCTGGGCTGACACTGTTATACGTCGGCGCACCTCACAGCAGACTCGAAGAATAACAATGTAATGGGTTCGAATAACAATGTAATGCGAACCCATGACATTGTTATCCAAGTACGGTGTCGGCCATGAACTCTGGTGAATTCGCCCTCGACCCGGCCGCCGAGCCCATCGAGGACACCGACTGGCTGCGCGAGTTCGTCGAGCGCTACATCGCCGGTTGGAACACCGGCGACGGCGACGCGGTGGCGGCCTGCGTCACCGAGGACACCCGCTGGCTGGACCCGTCCGAGGGCGAACCGATCATCGGCCGAGCCGGGGTCGCGAAGTTCGTCCACGACACCAAGCGGGCATTCCCAGATGTCGATTACACCACCGTCTTCGAGCCGGTCGTCACCTCGGACGCGCTGGCGGCGATCGTGCCGTGGCGGATGACGGGCACCCACCTCGGCATGATCGATCCGCCCGGATTCGCCGGCACCAACAAGAAATTCGACCTGTTCGTCGTCGACATCTGGCAGTTCCGCTCCGGACTCATCTGGCGCAGCAAGGCCACCTGGGATCTGAACGAACTACTGCTGCAACTCGAATTGCTGCCCAAGCGCAACGGATTCGCCGAGCGAGCCATGGCCCGCGCCCAGCGCCTCGCGGTCAAACTCCGTGGCTGATCACGTGTGCGGGCCGGTCAGCGCGGTGACCTGTTCGAGGGCACGCGCCACCGACTGCTCGATCGTCGCGCGTTCGGCACCCATACCGATCAGGATGTTCACGATCGAAGGCAACAGCACCTCCGACACCCCCTGGTCGCCGTACAGGCCGGCCATATCCAACTGGATGAACCCGTACAGCCCGGTCCAGAACTGCGCCGCGGCCGAGCGTTCATTCGTGCTGTGCAACAGATTCGCCGCCAGCGCTCGCCGGGTCGCGCGCACCACGAAATCGAAGCTCTCCGCGAAGTTCTCGAAGTCGGAATCGCTGCCATCGGCCAGCACATTGCCGCGGTGCACCTTCACCTCGGCCTTCGGCGACTCGGTGGCGAACATCAGCCGGAACAGTTCGGGTTTGCGCACCGCCTCATCCCGAAAGATGAAGCCGAGCACCAGGATTTCGGCGATCGGATCGTCGCTGACCTCGCATTCGGCCAGCCGCGCGACCAATTGCGCGAAACCTTCGGAGCCGACCGCCTGGATCAAGCCCGGCATACCGCTGAAGTTGGAGTAGATCGCCATGGTCGAGACCCCGCATATCCGCGCCACGCGACGCACGGTCAACGAGGCGAGTCCTTCCGTCGAGATGAGTTGAACTGTGGCCGTTATCAGGCGATCGCGCATCGAGCCGGTTAGTGCGGGCTCCAACGCAGTTGCAGTGTCGATCATTACCTCACCTAGCAGTGCTCGTCCTTGCTATGCCGCCGCGACGCCCAACTCCTCGGCGGTGATCTCTTCCAATGGCTTGCGCCGGGTTTCGACGATGAACC
Protein-coding sequences here:
- a CDS encoding nuclear transport factor 2 family protein, whose translation is MNSGEFALDPAAEPIEDTDWLREFVERYIAGWNTGDGDAVAACVTEDTRWLDPSEGEPIIGRAGVAKFVHDTKRAFPDVDYTTVFEPVVTSDALAAIVPWRMTGTHLGMIDPPGFAGTNKKFDLFVVDIWQFRSGLIWRSKATWDLNELLLQLELLPKRNGFAERAMARAQRLAVKLRG
- a CDS encoding TetR/AcrR family transcriptional regulator yields the protein MIDTATALEPALTGSMRDRLITATVQLISTEGLASLTVRRVARICGVSTMAIYSNFSGMPGLIQAVGSEGFAQLVARLAECEVSDDPIAEILVLGFIFRDEAVRKPELFRLMFATESPKAEVKVHRGNVLADGSDSDFENFAESFDFVVRATRRALAANLLHSTNERSAAAQFWTGLYGFIQLDMAGLYGDQGVSEVLLPSIVNILIGMGAERATIEQSVARALEQVTALTGPHT